A single Paraburkholderia sp. D15 DNA region contains:
- a CDS encoding DUF2182 domain-containing protein, translated as MNPMAGPSPARASRHAHVFLPILVALIALAWLVLWAWARSPYGRYIEHADWTASGPAAFLCRVVPAGSVVVPVVLYAVAWILMTTAMMLPTTLPLFSAFDRLTAGRPDHACLLTLLGLGYMTVWGAFGIVAHVLHSAVLSVVANVPALAWRGWLVGVAVIALAGAFQFSKLKYRCLEKCRTPTSFVIERWRGHAQAWNAYALGARHGLFCVGCCWALMLLMFALGTGSLGWMLLLAAAMAIEKNVTWGRRLSTPIGVALLSWAFVLVLTHA; from the coding sequence ATGAACCCGATGGCCGGCCCTTCGCCGGCCCGCGCTTCGCGCCATGCTCACGTGTTCCTGCCGATTCTGGTCGCGTTGATCGCGCTGGCCTGGCTGGTGTTGTGGGCGTGGGCACGCAGTCCGTATGGACGCTACATCGAGCACGCCGACTGGACCGCGTCGGGACCGGCGGCATTCCTGTGTCGTGTCGTTCCCGCGGGCAGCGTGGTGGTGCCCGTGGTGCTCTACGCGGTCGCGTGGATATTGATGACAACCGCGATGATGCTGCCCACCACGTTGCCGCTATTCAGTGCCTTCGACCGGTTGACGGCCGGACGTCCTGATCATGCCTGCCTGCTGACGCTACTCGGCCTGGGCTACATGACGGTGTGGGGCGCCTTCGGAATAGTGGCGCACGTGCTTCATAGCGCGGTGCTCTCGGTGGTCGCCAACGTACCCGCGCTGGCCTGGCGCGGCTGGCTCGTCGGCGTCGCCGTCATTGCGCTGGCGGGCGCGTTTCAGTTCAGCAAGCTCAAGTACCGATGCCTCGAAAAGTGCCGCACGCCCACGAGTTTCGTCATCGAACGCTGGCGAGGACACGCGCAGGCCTGGAACGCCTATGCGCTTGGCGCGCGGCACGGTCTGTTCTGCGTCGGTTGCTGCTGGGCGTTGATGCTGTTGATGTTCGCGCTCGGCACCGGCAGCCTCGGCTGGATGCTTCTGCTTGCTGCCGCGATGGCGATCGAAAAGAACGTTACCTGGGGCCGGCGGTTAAGTACGCCCATAGGCGTGGCGCTGTTGTCATGGGCCTTCGTCCTGGTGCTGACCCATGCGTGA
- a CDS encoding DUF2138 domain-containing protein: MKMSRKKIAILVVGLLVVAGVVIQAVWRPFGHRKAHGPENTEVVLDIHHPDAVIDSEALSRLPRDILRVPLLHDVLTQDFVDYYESNNTRLSAEGALRRLAFEHQLDWRDELIRRVFDEPAHVLLWRSPDGRLGYWAMSMHRNGLAKLLQGYANVAASDSQLSQVAKLSGDVPVYALKLAVGRTLLFATKDDRLVVLSAPGVLLDQKGGVLSERGDAVFEMLSSGRDDAARAYKLDAPGDAPKGHRLVVSANYLSFGYQAFFSGIDALRFDFSSNGNAPATWQTAALIDPDKLPQQWNSADLWHALPANPAACTSLPADWKEASGLLGKVADGGADAASAITDQLAGPAAVCWYAKSTLVAPVFVARVKTQDAAATAALKTALGKTFGDAIGAYEAKAAKTDGNTGYLRLPVTTRDAGAGVTVWQRPVSATSGTALTSKASFASQLSAERYFPVTLALAHGYLIFSPDSRLVDDTLAVLDKRYPALADTLAPQRLPRTILTLTPSSAAALIEREAGAALPADQEAVFRNASRTHLVPKLRALAHYPPVSLSLPQSLPGSTGWVPVDWWFDRAKAGNADADAGTNPSGTTDAPADQPGTEGD, translated from the coding sequence ATGAAGATGTCGCGCAAAAAGATTGCAATCCTGGTAGTCGGTCTTCTGGTCGTGGCCGGCGTGGTCATTCAGGCGGTGTGGCGTCCATTCGGACATCGCAAGGCGCATGGCCCGGAAAATACCGAGGTCGTTCTCGACATTCACCACCCCGACGCGGTAATCGACAGCGAAGCGCTCTCGCGTCTGCCGCGCGACATCCTGCGCGTGCCGTTGCTGCACGACGTGCTGACGCAGGATTTCGTCGACTATTACGAATCGAACAACACGCGGCTCTCCGCCGAAGGCGCGCTGCGCCGTCTCGCGTTCGAACATCAGCTGGACTGGCGCGACGAACTGATCCGCCGCGTATTCGACGAACCCGCGCACGTGCTGCTGTGGCGCTCGCCGGACGGTCGTCTCGGCTACTGGGCGATGTCCATGCATCGCAATGGCCTCGCCAAGCTGCTGCAAGGCTATGCGAACGTCGCGGCCAGCGACTCGCAACTGAGCCAGGTCGCCAAACTCTCCGGCGACGTCCCGGTCTACGCGCTCAAGCTGGCGGTCGGCCGCACGCTGCTGTTCGCCACCAAGGACGATCGCCTCGTGGTGCTGTCCGCGCCCGGCGTGCTGCTTGACCAGAAAGGCGGTGTGCTGAGCGAGCGCGGCGACGCGGTGTTCGAGATGCTGTCGTCGGGCCGTGACGACGCGGCCCGCGCCTACAAGCTCGACGCCCCCGGCGACGCGCCGAAGGGACACCGTCTGGTGGTCTCGGCAAACTATCTGTCGTTCGGTTATCAGGCGTTCTTCTCGGGCATCGACGCGCTGCGTTTCGATTTCTCGTCGAACGGCAATGCTCCCGCAACCTGGCAGACGGCCGCGTTGATCGATCCCGACAAGCTGCCGCAACAGTGGAACAGCGCCGACCTGTGGCACGCGCTGCCGGCTAACCCGGCCGCCTGCACGAGCTTGCCGGCCGACTGGAAAGAGGCCTCGGGTCTGCTCGGCAAGGTCGCCGACGGCGGCGCGGACGCCGCCTCCGCTATCACCGATCAACTAGCCGGTCCGGCCGCCGTGTGCTGGTACGCGAAATCCACGCTGGTCGCGCCGGTGTTCGTCGCGCGCGTGAAGACGCAGGACGCGGCCGCAACCGCCGCGCTGAAAACCGCGCTCGGCAAAACCTTCGGCGACGCGATCGGCGCGTACGAAGCGAAGGCCGCCAAAACCGACGGCAACACCGGCTATCTGCGCCTGCCCGTCACCACGCGCGACGCCGGCGCCGGCGTCACCGTGTGGCAACGCCCGGTGAGCGCGACGTCGGGAACGGCGTTGACGAGCAAGGCTTCGTTCGCGTCGCAACTGTCGGCGGAGCGCTATTTCCCGGTCACGCTCGCGCTCGCGCACGGCTATCTGATCTTCTCGCCGGATAGCCGTCTGGTCGACGACACGCTCGCGGTGCTCGACAAGCGCTATCCGGCGCTCGCCGACACGCTCGCGCCGCAACGCCTGCCGCGCACGATTCTGACGCTCACGCCGTCGTCGGCCGCCGCGTTGATCGAACGCGAAGCAGGCGCCGCGTTGCCGGCCGATCAGGAAGCGGTGTTCCGCAACGCATCGCGCACGCATCTCGTGCCGAAGCTGCGGGCGCTCGCGCATTACCCGCCAGTGTCGTTGAGCCTGCCGCAGAGTCTGCCGGGTTCGACGGGCTGGGTGCCGGTCGACTGGTGGTTCGATCGCGCGAAGGCCGGCAACGCAGACGCGGACGCGGGCACGAACCCATCCGGCACGACCGACGCGCCGGCGGATCAGCCCGGCACCGAGGGCGACTAA
- a CDS encoding DMT family transporter encodes MRDTRDGPAFLRTIVLTAAAMLAFAANSLLCRLALLRGEIDPVSFAGIRLISGAIMLAVIVRFKSRSHVPNRADWFAAVMLFVYVAFFSFAYLTLSAGTGALILFGAVQLTMLSVGLRSGEQFGGIAWLGLALAIAGLVYLVLPGIAAPPLVGAALMAVAGVAWGVYSLRGRKVADPLASTAGNFVRAAPLVLLMSAVFIAGGRAHATETGVALAIASGALTSGIGYVIWYAALSRLTAMRAATVQLSVPLIAACGGVAFLSEAITPRLVVASAAILGGIAMVLIGKSRG; translated from the coding sequence ATGCGTGATACACGCGACGGCCCAGCTTTCTTGCGAACGATTGTGCTCACTGCCGCAGCGATGCTCGCGTTCGCGGCGAATTCCCTGTTATGCCGGCTCGCTCTACTGCGAGGCGAAATCGATCCGGTCAGCTTCGCCGGCATCCGATTGATTTCGGGGGCGATCATGCTTGCCGTCATCGTGCGGTTCAAGTCGCGATCGCATGTACCCAACCGTGCCGACTGGTTCGCTGCTGTCATGCTGTTCGTCTACGTCGCGTTTTTCTCCTTCGCGTATCTCACTCTGTCCGCGGGGACAGGTGCGCTGATTCTGTTCGGCGCAGTTCAGTTGACGATGCTCAGCGTGGGCCTGCGCTCCGGCGAGCAGTTCGGCGGTATCGCGTGGCTCGGTCTTGCCCTGGCCATCGCGGGGCTGGTTTATCTGGTGTTGCCGGGTATCGCGGCGCCGCCGCTTGTCGGCGCGGCCTTGATGGCGGTCGCGGGCGTTGCTTGGGGCGTGTACTCGCTGCGTGGCCGTAAAGTGGCCGACCCGCTCGCATCGACGGCGGGAAACTTCGTGCGAGCGGCGCCGCTCGTCTTATTGATGAGCGCGGTTTTCATCGCCGGCGGGCGCGCTCATGCGACTGAGACGGGCGTTGCGCTCGCGATTGCATCGGGTGCGCTGACGTCCGGCATCGGGTACGTCATCTGGTATGCGGCGCTGAGCAGGTTGACCGCGATGCGGGCCGCCACGGTGCAGTTGTCGGTACCGCTTATCGCTGCATGCGGCGGCGTGGCGTTCCTGTCGGAAGCGATCACGCCGCGCCTCGTTGTAGCGTCTGCTGCGATTCTTGGCGGTATCGCGATGGTGCTGATCGGCAAGTCCCGTGGATAG
- a CDS encoding dihydrofolate reductase family protein — protein MTKVKVAGFGVSLDGFSAGTEQSLEHPLGVRGEEIFQWFFPTQTFRQMIGKEGGETGPDDQFAQRAMAGFGAFILGRNMFGPIRGEWPDDQWKGWWGDNPPYHAPTFVLTHHPRPSIEMLGGTTFHFVSEGIEVALQRARDAAGGKDIKIGGGVETVRQYIQAGHVDEIHLAVAPVALGQGEPLFSGLDLRALGYRTVEHVPTERATHIVLAK, from the coding sequence ATGACTAAAGTAAAAGTTGCCGGGTTTGGTGTCTCGCTCGATGGTTTCTCCGCGGGAACCGAGCAGAGCCTTGAACATCCGCTCGGCGTACGCGGCGAGGAAATCTTCCAGTGGTTTTTCCCAACGCAGACTTTTCGCCAGATGATCGGAAAAGAAGGCGGCGAAACCGGCCCTGACGATCAGTTCGCCCAACGCGCGATGGCAGGATTCGGCGCTTTCATCCTCGGCCGCAACATGTTCGGACCCATCCGTGGAGAATGGCCGGACGATCAGTGGAAAGGCTGGTGGGGCGACAATCCACCGTATCACGCACCGACCTTCGTGCTGACGCATCATCCGAGACCGTCAATTGAAATGCTCGGCGGAACGACTTTTCATTTTGTATCCGAAGGCATCGAAGTCGCACTGCAAAGGGCGCGCGACGCAGCGGGCGGAAAGGACATCAAGATCGGCGGCGGCGTCGAGACGGTCAGGCAGTACATTCAGGCGGGCCATGTCGACGAGATTCATCTCGCCGTCGCACCGGTCGCGCTGGGTCAAGGCGAACCGCTCTTCAGCGGTCTCGATCTCCGGGCGCTCGGATATCGAACGGTCGAGCATGTGCCGACGGAGCGAGCCACACACATTGTTCTGGCGAAGTAA
- a CDS encoding DUF1175 family protein: MRVLRVPRAAVNPPARRAWLAHAAGACLLTGLSPLVPLAHALTGSAAPADPDALSPQQSAAFRAWFTRIVDQQIRRGPTPRWTQRDCAGLVRFAVGETLKPHDARWLRANGMTGLADASSMPPELQLSATQRTIANRWTQLDGSTGAYASAIALIQRNSRFVSKDVNQALPGDLLFFDQGDDQHLMIWLDRYIAYHTGTVTPTDTGLRAVAVSDLMQWKDSRWQPLDGNPNFVGVFRLDFLTP; this comes from the coding sequence GTGCGCGTCCTTCGCGTCCCTCGCGCGGCGGTCAATCCGCCCGCGCGCCGCGCGTGGCTCGCGCATGCGGCCGGCGCCTGCCTGCTGACCGGCTTGTCGCCGCTTGTTCCGCTCGCGCATGCGCTCACCGGCAGCGCCGCCCCGGCCGATCCCGACGCGTTGTCGCCGCAACAATCGGCGGCGTTTCGCGCGTGGTTCACGCGCATCGTCGATCAGCAGATTCGGCGCGGCCCGACGCCGCGCTGGACGCAACGCGACTGCGCCGGCCTCGTGCGTTTCGCGGTCGGCGAGACGCTCAAGCCGCACGACGCCCGCTGGCTGCGCGCGAACGGCATGACCGGTCTCGCGGACGCGAGCAGCATGCCGCCCGAGTTGCAACTGTCGGCGACACAACGCACCATCGCGAACCGCTGGACCCAGCTCGACGGATCGACCGGCGCGTACGCGTCGGCGATCGCACTGATTCAACGCAACAGCCGTTTCGTTTCGAAGGACGTCAATCAGGCGCTGCCCGGCGACCTGCTGTTCTTCGACCAGGGCGACGACCAGCATCTGATGATCTGGCTGGACCGCTACATCGCTTATCACACAGGCACCGTCACGCCGACCGACACCGGTCTGCGCGCCGTCGCCGTTTCCGACCTGATGCAATGGAAAGATTCCCGCTGGCAGCCGCTCGACGGCAATCCCAACTTCGTCGGCGTGTTTCGTTTGGACTTTTTGACACCATGA
- a CDS encoding alpha-2-macroglobulin encodes MSSNRASNLEAGRLRHRAALALAALIAAVTLALAPAAYADDAASGANADANVAANPTLQAAPGSNFSSQRVDGQPFFLLSDASFGSDQPAQVRLEAPGRDYKDALQAYGGADIVVYRVAKPLDFLKAQKNLHRVNVAPNYQGEGLANTLAYLWDRWFTEARRAWQRVLSFATRSKATEAAPQFKLGEQTGKATQFQQNSQFAPLKGYDVVARFRYPIWDAKVIEPPKGVNLEGSSSNFIEASSGNVMIPVGKLPPGLYIVEAVIGNYRAHTLLFVSDTVAVVKAASSGMLVWTTRRDNGKPVANTDVSWTDGVGVLQSGTTGNDGALMLQHVSPERSYVLGTDPQGGVFVSENFYYDSEIYNTKIYAVTDRPMYRPGDPVHVKFIGRTFQNATQSTAPAEADIKLDVLDPNGSPVATSKVHFASDTGADTSFTLPADATAGGYTLRFDYNGDVYGSAFRVAEYVKPHFDVNLSMDKADYATGEPLKGKIQLRYPDGKPVRDSKISVTLRAQKVTIVDGELRYAGLFPVKLEQQELTTDSDGNASLALPAATEPSRYALTLFAQDGAAYKVRVTREVLIARGATPYRLTTAKSFSQPKETVNFDLQALGAIDPSSHAPAKWEWTRLESRTHGEGALKGAVTGGKLSFPVQFDEPGSYMLSVKDDTGNLLAASSHWVAGDGLKAIPGSVEIVFDRDRYKIGDTAEALITFPMPVDDALLTLERDNVEHRALLSAGGDWLQLQRVAPSQWKARIKVGEEFAPNMTFSVLYVHAGEYVFQNAGIVVAQPQIELNVKSDKPVYGPGDTVTLNFDSTLNGKPEAANLTVSVVDEMVYVLQPEIAPNIVDFFYHPRRNNVRTSSSLSFITYDLARSPLKGAPGGPQRANYNERGVKVLERPRRDDQDTAAWEGSLKTDANGHATMTFKMPDSLARWRVTVRAAAPDGMVGQRTAYVRSDKALYLKWSGPSHFRPNDQPAIDMIAFNQTDADMDAQWLVDGGGLSLNQKVTLKRGANYLRLPSGALKAGVINATLRRNGKDVDRLQTTIRLDASGWLDLHQNTVALDGSNKPLNLPQDAQNVSVRFIGSSASQFMRVADDLINYPYGCAEQTSSRLIPLALAHDAIGRGDNASSTQGLEALLRNQRQRLAMLAGVNGTFGWWGDTTGGSALITAYAYYADWLASRSLGISLPADNWQHAMDVYRDAGAKEPLLHRALALWLMQQMGLPVATPVSGVASDLLSDAAASAKADAAGGPTYATSDSIVFAQADTPRGKQMATLLIASLARGSNAQLPDGFDAAASTARTALANDPAPLVQSLLVMTGDAGGGPAADTSALLAKSSADYPTLDRALTLLWLRKALGGDTPVGALPSLQGAGWTRAVTATGTPLWTWSGGSGASLPATLDAGPARTDVNALVSFRSHTSEDSRLNVTIERRFYKLEPLDAKPDPKKGESAESQLGRASFTARRVKSGDAIDSNALYVDEVVLTPRSGNAYHYGLLDVPLPPGGDVEATSWGVSIDGLPGEKEGASGPQPFERAASYEMGELTYHQPVPLLDRPVTLRQLVRFALPGTFTLPPARYFRMYQPDAKAFEGGKSDRVTTLRIE; translated from the coding sequence ATGTCATCGAATCGCGCATCGAACCTTGAAGCAGGGCGCCTGCGCCATCGCGCGGCGCTTGCACTGGCTGCGCTGATCGCGGCCGTGACGCTCGCGCTCGCACCGGCCGCCTATGCCGACGACGCCGCATCCGGCGCCAATGCCGATGCCAACGTCGCCGCGAATCCGACCTTGCAGGCCGCACCGGGCAGCAACTTCAGCTCGCAACGCGTCGACGGCCAGCCGTTCTTCCTGCTCTCCGACGCCAGCTTCGGCAGCGATCAGCCCGCCCAGGTGCGGCTCGAAGCGCCCGGCCGCGATTACAAGGACGCGTTGCAGGCCTACGGCGGCGCGGACATCGTCGTGTATCGCGTGGCGAAGCCGCTCGACTTCCTGAAGGCGCAGAAGAATCTGCATCGCGTGAACGTCGCGCCGAATTACCAGGGCGAAGGACTCGCGAACACGCTCGCGTATCTGTGGGACCGCTGGTTCACCGAAGCGCGCCGCGCATGGCAGCGGGTGTTGTCGTTCGCCACGCGCAGCAAGGCCACCGAGGCGGCGCCGCAATTCAAGCTCGGCGAGCAGACCGGCAAGGCCACGCAGTTCCAGCAGAACTCGCAATTCGCGCCGCTGAAGGGCTATGACGTCGTCGCGCGCTTCCGCTATCCGATCTGGGACGCGAAAGTGATCGAGCCGCCCAAGGGCGTGAACCTCGAAGGCAGCAGCAGCAACTTTATCGAAGCCAGTTCGGGCAACGTGATGATTCCGGTCGGCAAGCTGCCGCCGGGGCTGTACATCGTCGAGGCCGTGATCGGCAACTATCGCGCGCATACGCTGCTGTTCGTGTCGGACACGGTGGCGGTCGTGAAGGCGGCGTCGAGCGGCATGCTGGTGTGGACCACGCGGCGCGACAACGGCAAGCCGGTCGCCAACACCGACGTGAGCTGGACCGATGGCGTCGGCGTGCTGCAAAGCGGCACGACCGGCAACGACGGCGCGCTGATGCTGCAACACGTGAGCCCCGAACGCAGCTACGTGCTCGGCACCGATCCGCAGGGCGGCGTGTTCGTCTCCGAGAATTTCTATTACGACAGCGAGATCTACAACACCAAGATCTACGCCGTGACCGACCGGCCGATGTACCGGCCGGGCGATCCGGTGCACGTGAAGTTCATCGGCCGCACGTTCCAGAACGCAACGCAATCCACCGCGCCCGCCGAGGCCGACATCAAGCTCGACGTGCTCGATCCGAACGGCTCGCCGGTCGCGACCAGCAAGGTGCATTTCGCGTCGGATACCGGCGCGGACACCTCGTTCACGCTGCCCGCGGATGCCACCGCCGGCGGCTACACGCTGCGCTTCGACTACAACGGCGACGTCTACGGCAGCGCGTTTCGCGTCGCCGAATACGTGAAGCCGCACTTCGACGTGAACCTGTCGATGGACAAGGCCGACTACGCGACCGGCGAGCCGCTGAAAGGCAAGATCCAGCTGCGCTACCCGGACGGCAAGCCGGTGCGCGACAGCAAGATCTCGGTCACGCTGCGCGCGCAGAAAGTGACGATCGTCGACGGCGAACTGCGTTACGCGGGGCTGTTCCCGGTCAAGCTCGAACAGCAGGAGCTGACCACCGACAGCGACGGCAACGCGAGCCTCGCGCTGCCCGCCGCGACCGAACCCAGCCGCTATGCGCTGACGCTGTTCGCGCAGGACGGCGCGGCCTACAAGGTGCGCGTCACGCGTGAAGTGCTGATCGCGCGCGGCGCGACGCCGTATCGCCTGACCACCGCGAAGTCGTTCTCGCAGCCGAAGGAAACGGTCAATTTCGATCTGCAGGCGCTCGGCGCGATCGATCCGTCGTCGCATGCGCCGGCCAAGTGGGAATGGACGCGCCTCGAATCGCGCACGCACGGCGAAGGCGCGTTGAAGGGCGCGGTGACGGGCGGCAAGCTGTCGTTCCCGGTGCAGTTCGACGAACCCGGTTCCTACATGCTGTCCGTCAAGGACGACACCGGCAATCTGCTCGCGGCATCGAGCCATTGGGTCGCGGGCGATGGCCTGAAGGCGATTCCGGGCAGCGTCGAAATCGTCTTCGATCGCGACAGGTACAAGATCGGCGATACCGCCGAGGCGCTGATCACGTTCCCGATGCCGGTCGACGACGCATTGCTGACGCTCGAACGCGATAACGTCGAGCATCGCGCGCTGCTGTCGGCGGGCGGAGACTGGTTGCAACTGCAACGTGTAGCACCGTCGCAATGGAAGGCGCGCATCAAGGTCGGCGAGGAGTTCGCGCCGAACATGACGTTCTCGGTGCTGTACGTGCATGCCGGCGAGTACGTGTTCCAGAATGCGGGCATCGTGGTCGCGCAGCCGCAGATCGAACTGAACGTGAAGAGCGACAAGCCGGTGTACGGCCCGGGCGACACGGTCACGCTGAACTTCGACAGCACGCTGAACGGCAAGCCCGAAGCGGCGAATCTGACGGTCAGCGTGGTCGATGAAATGGTCTACGTGCTGCAGCCGGAAATCGCGCCGAACATCGTCGATTTCTTCTATCACCCGCGCCGCAATAACGTGCGCACCTCGTCGAGCCTGTCGTTCATCACCTACGACCTCGCGCGTTCGCCACTGAAGGGCGCGCCGGGTGGACCGCAACGCGCGAACTACAACGAGCGCGGCGTGAAGGTGCTCGAACGTCCGCGTCGCGACGACCAGGACACGGCCGCGTGGGAAGGCAGCCTGAAGACCGACGCGAACGGTCATGCCACCATGACCTTCAAGATGCCCGACTCGCTCGCGCGCTGGCGCGTGACGGTGCGCGCGGCCGCGCCGGACGGCATGGTCGGCCAACGCACCGCGTACGTGCGCTCCGACAAGGCGCTGTATCTGAAGTGGAGCGGGCCGTCGCATTTCCGTCCCAACGATCAGCCCGCCATCGACATGATCGCGTTCAACCAGACCGATGCGGACATGGACGCGCAATGGCTGGTCGACGGCGGCGGTCTGTCGCTGAACCAGAAGGTCACGCTCAAGCGCGGCGCGAATTATCTGCGCCTGCCGAGCGGCGCGCTGAAGGCCGGCGTGATCAACGCGACCTTGCGCCGCAACGGCAAGGACGTCGATCGTCTGCAGACCACGATCCGTCTCGACGCGAGCGGCTGGCTCGATCTGCATCAGAACACGGTGGCGCTCGACGGCTCGAACAAGCCGCTCAATCTGCCGCAGGACGCGCAGAACGTCAGCGTGCGGTTCATCGGCAGCTCGGCGAGCCAGTTCATGCGCGTGGCCGACGATCTGATCAATTACCCGTACGGTTGCGCCGAGCAGACGTCGAGCCGCCTGATTCCGCTCGCGCTTGCGCACGACGCGATCGGCCGCGGCGATAACGCCAGTTCGACGCAAGGGCTCGAAGCGTTGCTGCGCAACCAGCGTCAACGTCTGGCGATGCTGGCAGGCGTCAACGGCACGTTCGGCTGGTGGGGCGACACGACCGGCGGCAGCGCGCTGATCACCGCGTACGCGTATTACGCCGACTGGCTCGCGAGCCGCAGCCTCGGTATCAGCCTGCCCGCCGATAACTGGCAGCATGCGATGGACGTGTATCGCGACGCGGGGGCGAAGGAACCGCTGCTGCATCGCGCGCTGGCGTTGTGGCTCATGCAGCAGATGGGCTTGCCGGTGGCGACGCCGGTGTCGGGCGTCGCGTCCGACCTGTTGAGCGATGCGGCGGCGAGCGCGAAAGCGGACGCGGCCGGCGGCCCGACGTATGCCACCTCGGACAGCATCGTGTTCGCACAGGCCGATACGCCGCGCGGCAAGCAGATGGCCACGCTGCTGATCGCGTCGCTGGCACGCGGCTCGAATGCGCAATTGCCGGATGGCTTCGACGCCGCGGCCAGCACCGCGCGTACCGCGCTGGCGAACGATCCCGCGCCGCTTGTGCAAAGCCTGCTGGTGATGACCGGCGACGCCGGCGGTGGCCCGGCGGCGGACACCTCGGCCCTGCTCGCGAAAAGCAGCGCCGATTACCCGACGCTCGACCGCGCGCTGACATTGCTGTGGCTGCGCAAGGCGCTCGGCGGCGACACGCCGGTGGGCGCGCTGCCGTCGCTGCAAGGCGCCGGCTGGACGCGCGCGGTGACCGCAACCGGCACGCCGTTGTGGACATGGAGCGGCGGCAGCGGCGCAAGCCTGCCTGCCACGCTCGACGCGGGCCCGGCCCGCACCGACGTCAACGCGCTGGTCTCGTTCCGTAGCCACACCAGCGAGGACAGCCGTCTGAACGTGACCATCGAACGCCGCTTCTACAAGCTCGAACCGCTCGACGCGAAGCCTGATCCGAAGAAAGGCGAGAGCGCCGAGAGCCAGCTGGGCCGCGCGTCGTTCACCGCGCGCCGCGTGAAATCGGGCGATGCGATCGACAGCAATGCGCTGTACGTCGACGAAGTCGTGCTCACGCCGCGCTCGGGCAATGCGTACCACTATGGTCTGCTCGACGTGCCGCTGCCGCCGGGCGGCGACGTCGAGGCGACCAGCTGGGGCGTGTCGATCGACGGTCTGCCGGGCGAGAAGGAGGGCGCGAGCGGCCCGCAACCGTTCGAACGCGCGGCGTCGTACGAGATGGGCGAGCTGACGTATCACCAGCCCGTGCCGCTGCTCGACCGGCCGGTCACGTTGCGGCAACTGGTGCGCTTTGCGCTGCCGGGGACGTTCACGCTGCCGCCGGCGCGCTACTTCCGCATGTATCAGCCGGACGCGAAAGCGTTCGAGGGCGGCAAGAGCGATCGCGTCACCACGCTGCGTATCGAGTAA
- a CDS encoding lysozyme inhibitor LprI family protein, giving the protein MIVSARSWQNPNSYFPQFPRPPLFVKRRRYFVHAAHRFSRISLIRTVTAVLLSAVGLGCAIPAFAFDCAKAAKPVEKKICANKSLLSADEQMNAAYSKLLKSAPDAEIREMLVRSQRRWIDARNTGLDGDLQGNSLSAGEVRKQIAERTRLLQDQSDKGLIAIAQRERQWLAKYAGGPFSGFAADCSFIPNDRSGTTVSYTCFGAVHVQNHDRVCSQSQDFASWQTDMYSTVSRVDGGTVHAQAYCDSQSNACNDGSSKAGWVRAAKADGEDRFPVPASGMPRLDAEMWSLVDSAWFNNCLTTPQYPAGL; this is encoded by the coding sequence ATGATCGTGAGCGCCCGCTCATGGCAGAATCCGAATTCGTATTTCCCGCAGTTCCCGCGACCCCCCCTATTTGTAAAACGAAGGAGGTATTTCGTGCATGCCGCGCATAGGTTTTCACGCATTTCCCTGATCCGGACTGTCACGGCCGTTCTACTCTCCGCTGTTGGGCTGGGTTGCGCGATTCCGGCATTCGCATTCGACTGCGCCAAAGCCGCCAAACCCGTGGAAAAGAAAATCTGCGCGAATAAGTCTTTGCTATCGGCGGACGAGCAAATGAACGCGGCCTACTCGAAATTATTGAAATCCGCGCCCGACGCCGAAATCCGCGAGATGCTGGTGCGTAGCCAGCGTCGCTGGATTGACGCTCGCAATACGGGTCTGGACGGCGATTTGCAGGGCAATTCATTGAGCGCCGGCGAAGTCCGCAAGCAGATTGCCGAGCGCACGCGTTTGCTGCAAGACCAGTCGGACAAAGGCCTGATCGCCATCGCCCAAAGGGAGCGGCAATGGCTCGCCAAATATGCGGGCGGTCCGTTTAGCGGTTTCGCGGCGGACTGTTCTTTCATCCCGAACGACCGTAGCGGAACCACGGTGTCGTACACCTGCTTCGGCGCCGTGCACGTTCAGAACCACGACCGCGTTTGCAGCCAGAGTCAGGACTTTGCGAGCTGGCAGACGGACATGTACAGCACGGTCAGTCGTGTGGATGGCGGCACCGTCCACGCGCAAGCCTACTGCGACAGTCAATCGAACGCCTGTAACGACGGAAGCAGCAAGGCCGGCTGGGTGCGCGCCGCGAAAGCGGACGGGGAAGACCGGTTTCCGGTTCCGGCCTCAGGCATGCCGCGACTCGATGCGGAGATGTGGTCGCTTGTGGATAGCGCCTGGTTCAATAACTGTCTGACGACGCCGCAATATCCGGCGGGGCTTTAA